The Sorex araneus isolate mSorAra2 chromosome 5, mSorAra2.pri, whole genome shotgun sequence genome has a segment encoding these proteins:
- the CFAP276 gene encoding cilia- and flagella-associated protein 276: MPCTREPFQRPTDDNGAYVVHLQTSKKTPPKNPTHFTQYQEPWDRLNSTPTITSMRRGIWFFDFEVPKDDLDFRLAALYDHHSGAFKNKCEILLQKETVQSTQSTPSPRLQSPEEQTIQTPQAFVTTRDNIRQWVNPKKECIHSIQGSIVSPHTAATNGGYSRKNDGGFFST; the protein is encoded by the exons ATGCCATGCACCCGAGAACCATTCCAGCGCCCCACAGATGACAACGGTGCCTATGTGGTTCACTTGCAGACTTCCAAG AAAACGCCTCCTAAGAACCCAACTCACTTCACTCAGTACCAGGAACCATGGGACCGGCTCAACTCTACTCCCACAATCACCTCCATGCGACGGGGTATTTGGTTTTTTGATTTCGAG GTACCAAAGGATGACCTGGATTTCCGATTAGCAGCCTTGTATGATCACCACTCTGGGGCATTCAAGAACAAATGTGAGATACTTCTTCAAAAGGAGACTGTCCAGAGTACCCAAAG CACACCATCACCTAGACTGCAATCCCCTGAAGAACAGACAATCCAGACCCCACAAGCCTTCGTCACTACCCGAGATAACATCAGACAGTGGGTCAACCCCAAGAAGGAATGCATCCACAGTATCCAGGGGTCCATAG TGTCCCCTCACACTGCAGCCACCAACGGAGGATACTCCCGAAAAAATGATGGCGGCTTCTTCTCCACCTAG